A region of Gloeomargarita sp. SKYB120 DNA encodes the following proteins:
- a CDS encoding photosystem II protein Y, whose translation MERGLMDFLPQIDWRILVVLGPIVVAVGWAAFNIAGAALQQWERMNRRA comes from the coding sequence GTGGAGAGAGGACTCATGGACTTTTTGCCTCAAATTGACTGGCGGATTTTGGTAGTGCTCGGGCCGATTGTTGTGGCGGTGGGTTGGGCGGCTTTTAATATCGCAGGTGCAGCGCTGCAACAGTGGGAGCGGATGAATCGGAGAGCTTAG
- a CDS encoding anti-sigma factor, which yields MTPMPEPNPELLTSVVLEELSPEELLVWEAQRQENPALVQEVAELRAAWHSLAYACEAMDPPPHLKQRILATAPSRPRYWLGAVAAAGIAGTLGLGLWNWQLQRQWRLAQQELHMQRAVIAALQRQDTRMATLTGTPAAQGAMARVLTVQGEVLVVLNDKLPPPPKNHVYVLWAITRDNRRLACGKFVPNKNGIIHWAKPHFMPNDPQVVALAVTTEPDLVDVPSGLPVMRSSGP from the coding sequence ATGACACCGATGCCCGAACCCAACCCTGAACTGCTCACCAGCGTTGTCCTCGAGGAACTCTCCCCGGAAGAACTACTCGTTTGGGAAGCGCAGCGACAAGAGAACCCCGCTTTAGTCCAGGAAGTTGCAGAACTCCGAGCCGCCTGGCACAGTTTAGCCTACGCCTGCGAAGCGATGGACCCACCGCCCCATCTGAAGCAACGGATCTTAGCAACAGCGCCCTCGCGACCTCGGTATTGGTTAGGGGCTGTCGCAGCAGCAGGGATCGCAGGCACATTGGGGCTAGGGCTTTGGAACTGGCAACTCCAGCGGCAATGGCGGTTGGCGCAGCAGGAGTTGCACATGCAACGAGCCGTGATTGCTGCGCTCCAGCGCCAGGACACCCGCATGGCCACCCTAACCGGTACGCCAGCAGCCCAGGGCGCGATGGCTCGGGTGTTAACGGTGCAGGGAGAAGTGTTGGTGGTGCTCAACGACAAGCTCCCGCCTCCTCCGAAGAACCACGTTTATGTTTTGTGGGCCATTACCCGAGACAATCGCCGGCTGGCCTGTGGAAAGTTTGTCCCTAACAAAAACGGCATCATTCACTGGGCCAAGCCCCATTTTATGCCCAACGACCCTCAGGTTGTTGCCCTGGCGGTGACCACAGAGCCGGACCTTGTGGATGTTCCTAGCGGTTTGCCGGTGATGCGCAGCAGCGGCCCATGA
- a CDS encoding sigma-70 family RNA polymerase sigma factor — MNLSAPSDQELLQGIERGESRAMALLYERYGKLVYSLALRLLQQPQEAEDLTQEVFASLWHKGSYDARRGSVPTYLTTLTRSRGIDRLRMRQSRSRWVQRWGVLAEAMTEPPLWERLSLQERQERVRRALDQLAPDQRQLLEMAYYQGLTQAEIAQQLNLPLGTVKTRTRSLLSKLRQLLHGQV, encoded by the coding sequence ATGAATCTTTCAGCTCCGAGCGACCAGGAACTCCTCCAGGGCATTGAACGCGGTGAGTCCCGGGCGATGGCGCTGCTTTACGAACGCTACGGCAAACTGGTGTATTCCCTGGCCCTGCGCCTGCTGCAGCAACCCCAGGAGGCGGAGGACTTGACCCAAGAGGTCTTCGCCAGCCTGTGGCACAAGGGAAGTTACGACGCTCGGCGCGGTTCCGTGCCCACCTATTTAACCACCCTGACCCGTTCGCGGGGGATTGACCGCCTGCGGATGCGCCAGTCCCGGAGCCGTTGGGTGCAACGCTGGGGAGTGCTCGCCGAGGCCATGACCGAACCGCCCTTGTGGGAACGTTTGAGCCTGCAAGAGCGCCAGGAACGGGTGCGACGCGCGCTAGACCAACTCGCTCCTGACCAGCGGCAACTCTTGGAAATGGCCTACTACCAGGGTTTGACCCAAGCCGAGATTGCCCAACAACTCAACCTGCCCCTCGGCACTGTGAAAACCCGCACCCGTAGCCTCCTCAGCAAGCTCCGGCAATTGTTGCACGGTCAGGTATAG
- a CDS encoding ArsA family ATPase — protein MTRILTWLGQAGRRAAVVATVAQWFAQRQRRVLVVTHCPNPALEAEFGSTLTAEPQDVGAGIQAVQLQSVHLLEQLWEELKALEARYVRSPFFRDVYGQELGVLPGLDSLLTLNALRLYWQSRQYDVILYDGASDRETLRMMGVPNLTEWYYRRFTDVLTASEFSRNVAPLLGPLVSAVFTGGWEQQSLDQPRQLLEELLRQGQAMVHDPKTLTAYLVTTEHPTDVENARWYWGSAQQVDVRVQGVLVSQGDSKTLAERFAPLPVRTLTDALDFDQVVDVPAPLEMDEEAKQIRLFLPGFRKSQVKLTQYGPGLTVEAGDQRRNIMLPVAWQGRSITSARFQEPYLTITF, from the coding sequence ATGACCCGCATCCTTACATGGCTAGGGCAGGCCGGTCGGCGGGCTGCGGTGGTCGCAACGGTCGCCCAGTGGTTTGCCCAGCGTCAACGCCGTGTCCTGGTGGTAACCCATTGCCCCAATCCGGCGCTGGAGGCGGAATTCGGCAGCACTTTGACGGCAGAACCCCAGGATGTTGGTGCCGGCATCCAGGCGGTGCAGTTGCAGTCGGTGCATCTGCTGGAACAACTCTGGGAAGAACTCAAGGCGCTAGAAGCCCGCTACGTCCGGTCGCCCTTTTTCCGGGATGTCTACGGGCAGGAATTGGGTGTGTTGCCGGGTCTGGATAGCCTGTTGACCCTGAACGCCCTGCGCCTTTACTGGCAAAGCCGTCAGTATGATGTAATCCTGTACGACGGCGCCAGCGACCGGGAAACCTTGCGGATGATGGGCGTGCCCAACCTGACCGAATGGTACTACCGGCGATTTACCGATGTGTTAACCGCTTCCGAGTTCAGCCGCAATGTAGCGCCGTTGCTTGGCCCCTTGGTGAGTGCGGTGTTCACCGGCGGGTGGGAGCAACAATCCCTGGACCAGCCGCGGCAACTGCTGGAGGAGTTACTGCGCCAGGGACAGGCGATGGTGCATGACCCCAAGACCCTGACGGCCTACTTGGTGACCACGGAACACCCCACCGATGTGGAAAACGCCCGCTGGTACTGGGGGAGCGCCCAGCAGGTGGACGTGCGAGTGCAAGGGGTGCTGGTCAGTCAAGGAGATAGTAAAACCCTGGCCGAGCGATTCGCCCCTTTGCCGGTGAGAACCTTGACGGATGCCCTCGATTTTGACCAGGTGGTGGATGTGCCGGCACCCCTAGAAATGGATGAAGAAGCCAAACAGATTCGGTTGTTCTTGCCAGGTTTTCGCAAATCCCAGGTTAAACTGACGCAGTACGGCCCAGGGTTGACGGTGGAAGCAGGCGACCAGCGGCGTAATATCATGTTACCAGTGGCGTGGCAAGGGCGCAGTATCACATCCGCCCGCTTTCAGGAGCCGTATCTGACCATTACGTTCTAG
- a CDS encoding DUF2862 domain-containing protein produces MAADMYIGQRVRVCCLKDRVGPEVSKKLGQVGVVTDLRVVDGRGIGLVVRFNDQSQTWFFPEELEPVFS; encoded by the coding sequence ATGGCGGCAGACATGTACATTGGCCAGCGCGTGCGGGTCTGTTGTTTGAAAGACCGGGTTGGCCCTGAAGTGAGCAAAAAACTCGGTCAAGTGGGTGTGGTGACCGACCTGCGCGTGGTAGACGGCAGGGGCATTGGCCTTGTGGTGCGATTCAACGACCAAAGCCAGACCTGGTTTTTCCCAGAAGAACTGGAACCCGTCTTTTCATGA
- a CDS encoding low molecular weight phosphotyrosine protein phosphatase produces MAASPTKLLFVCMGNICRSPAAEGVMNHLLQQRGLQERYVCDSAGTIGYHVGSPPDARMQAAARKRGIVLTGRARQFEPADFERFHLILTMDRENYWDVLALDTQRRYRDKVRMMCEFCRIYQAREVPDPYYGGPEGFERVLDLLMDACEGLLLALERGEVPVS; encoded by the coding sequence ATGGCGGCATCCCCGACCAAGTTGCTGTTTGTCTGCATGGGCAATATCTGTCGTTCGCCCGCTGCGGAAGGGGTCATGAATCATCTCCTGCAACAGCGGGGGTTGCAAGAACGTTATGTGTGTGATTCGGCGGGCACGATTGGCTATCATGTAGGGAGTCCTCCAGATGCCCGGATGCAGGCGGCGGCGCGCAAACGCGGGATTGTATTGACTGGACGGGCGCGACAATTTGAACCGGCGGATTTTGAGCGATTTCACCTCATCTTGACGATGGACCGCGAAAATTACTGGGATGTGCTAGCCTTGGACACCCAGCGCCGCTACCGGGACAAGGTGCGCATGATGTGCGAGTTTTGCCGCATCTACCAAGCCCGCGAAGTGCCCGACCCCTACTACGGTGGCCCGGAAGGGTTTGAGCGGGTGTTGGATTTGCTGATGGACGCCTGCGAAGGGTTGCTGTTGGCCCTGGAGCGGGGTGAGGTGCCGGTGAGCTAG